From the genome of Xylocopilactobacillus apis:
TTGATTTCGTCAAACTTTATGACGAACATATCATCAGATTTAATGTACCTAACTGAAGAATTACGATCTTTTTCAAAAAAGTCACTAGTCGGATTAGCCGGTAATCTACCGCAGAGGACATGAGCATCACCTTGAACATTTTTGTTAATATACCAAGCATTTAATTTTCGTTTAATGTATTCCACCAAGCTAGATTCATCGGCTTCAGCAGTTTGAACAGCAATGTCCCCACGGTGAGCATCAACAAATAAATATTTTTTCATACTGATAGTCTCCTTTTGTCTTTAACTCAATTATCCAGCTAAAGTACTTAAAGAGCAAACTATTCTTTATTTAAGTACGCCTTTAAATCTTTAGCAACTTTTTCAGGTAACCCTGCTTGATGCAGTTCTTCCACCGAAGCATTTGAAATTGCCGTAATCGATTTATATTTAACCATCAACATTTTACGTCTTTTAGGTCCAAGCCCCTCCACATTTTCTAGAATTGAGGCAAGAGAATTTTTCTGATGAGTCTTCTTGAAAAATGTTATGACAAATCGATGCACCTCTTCCTGCATTCGCTGTAAAAGGAAAAATGCTTCGCTCCTGCGATCAAGATGAATAATTTGATCGTCATCACCGATTCTAAAAATTAATTCACTAGTGTTATGTTTATCATCTTTTGCTAAACCGGCAATTGGAATATCTAGTCCTAATTGATTATCTAAAACATCCTTTGCTGCATTAATCTGTCCTTTGCCACCATCAACAATAATTAAATCTGGAAACTGCAGATTATCCCGTACAACTCTGCTATATCTACGATAAATTACTTCCCGCATCGATGAATAATCATCCGGTCCAATCACCGTTTTGATCTTGTATTTCCGATATTCTTTTTTCGCTGGCAGTCCCTCCACATAGACGACCATTGCCGATACAGGATCTGCACCCTGAATATTAGAATTATCAAAAATTTCAATTCGGTGCGGAGTTGGAATATTAAGCGCATCTCCCAACTCTTCGATTGCGCCGCTTGATTTTTGTTCCTTTTTCTCGCGTAGTTTAAACTTCTCAAATAATTCAATGCTGGCATTCTTTTCGGCCATTAACACTAAACCACGCTTTTTCCCCCGCTGAGGATTTGCAATTTTTACATTTTTATGTAAGACCATCTGAGCAGTATCTGCATCAATATCGGTTGGAAGCAAAATTTCTTTGGGAAATAAATGCTCCTTACCATCATAAAACTGAGAAAAGAATGTTAAGAAATCATCCTCTGGATCATTGTACGAAGGAAAAATAGAGACATCACGTTTAATAATTTTACCGGTTCTAACATAAAGAACCGAAACTCCAATCCATCCTTTATCGACTACATAGCCGAACACATCTCGATCCTGATCGTCTTCAATGCTGGTAATTTTCTGTTTGATCATGACTGAAGAGATTGCCCTTAATTGATCTCGCAATTCTTGAGCTCGTTCAAACTCTAAATTATCAGCTGCGGTCTCCATTTCCGACTTAATCCGATCTTGAATCTCGTGATATCCCCCGTTTAGAAAGCTTTTAATCTCACTGACCATTTTTTGATAAACCGCAGGGTCAATATTAAAAACACAAGGTGCTAGACATTGTCCCATATGATAATAAAGACAAACTTTATTAGGCAGTACTCGACATTTACGAAGCGGGTAAAGACGATCAAGCAGCTTTTTAGTTTCATTTGCTGCGTAAACATCAGGATACGGCCCAAAGTAAATTCCTTCTTTTTTATTAACCTGGCGAGTTATTAAAAGGCGAGGATATTTCTCTTTCGTGATTTCAATATAAGGATAAGTTTTATCATCTTTTAAGAGAATATTGTATTTAGGACGATGCTTTTTAATTAAGTTAATTTCTAAAAGAAGTGCTTCTTTATTTGAAGAAGTGACGATGTATTCAAAATCTGCAATGTCTGCAACTAGATTTTGAGTTTTTTTGTTATGGGCTCCTGTAAAATAGGATCGAACCCGATTTTTTAAATTTTTGGCCTTACCAACATAGATAATATGATGGTTTTCGTCATACATCTGATAACTGCCTGGAAGATCAGGCAACAATTCAAGCTTGTTTTTGATTATTTCTTTCATTACTCACTTATTGTAACAAAAAGCCACAACTATAAGCTGTGACTTTAATTATTATTTAGTATATTTATCAATAATTTGAGATAACTGTTCTTTGGAATGAAATCCAACGATCCGTTCCTTAATTTCGCCATCTTTTTTTAGAAGCAATGTCGGAATTGCTTGGATTCCCAACTCTTCGGGAGTTTTAGGATTTTGATCAATATCCATTTTTGTAAATTTAATGTCATCTCGTTCTGAGGCTAAATCATCAATAACTGGTGACTGCATCCTACAAGGTCCACACCACGTTGCCCAAAAATCAGTTAAAACTACCCCGCTTTGAGTTTCATTGTTAAAATCGTTATCTGTTATTTCTGTAACCATTAGAAGCCTCCTTGCTTACTAAAAGTAACTAAATTATAGCATAGATCTGCTAAAAAAGATTAAAATATTTTCCTAATCTCCATCTATTATAGTACGATAAGAATTAAAGAAATAACTATTTGTAATACAGCATTTTATAAATATGGTTATTAGACTAAATAGTATAATAAAGTGATATAAATAGAAAGCAGACCGGATAATTCCACATGGCAATAAAAATTTCTAATTCTCTAAAAGAATTAATTAAAGCAACCAATCTTGGCCTCAGCCGCGATCATCCATTAGCCGGCTGGAATATTTTGACCATTTTGTATCACGATGGAACTAGCAGCATTGAACCAATTACTATTGATTTTCTAATCAGAAAGTATAATAGTCAATACCTGGACTCAGATGACGACGAGACTCCGATCACTGATGGGATCATGAAACACGTTTTAGATGTGTTAACTGATCAAGCTAAATTAGTTGAAAGAATGTCGCGTAAAATCCGACAGCGAATGAAAAACGGAAATTATCACGTCAGTCATTCGGCAATTTATCGAATCACGAGCAGTGGCATCGAATACCTAAATATGATGCAAAAAGTTGTGGATGCTGAAAACACGATTACTTCAAATATCAATCAGATTAACGAGTATTGCCATTTAATCGATATTTTAACTGACCTTAATACCGATA
Proteins encoded in this window:
- the uvrC gene encoding excinuclease ABC subunit UvrC codes for the protein MKEIIKNKLELLPDLPGSYQMYDENHHIIYVGKAKNLKNRVRSYFTGAHNKKTQNLVADIADFEYIVTSSNKEALLLEINLIKKHRPKYNILLKDDKTYPYIEITKEKYPRLLITRQVNKKEGIYFGPYPDVYAANETKKLLDRLYPLRKCRVLPNKVCLYYHMGQCLAPCVFNIDPAVYQKMVSEIKSFLNGGYHEIQDRIKSEMETAADNLEFERAQELRDQLRAISSVMIKQKITSIEDDQDRDVFGYVVDKGWIGVSVLYVRTGKIIKRDVSIFPSYNDPEDDFLTFFSQFYDGKEHLFPKEILLPTDIDADTAQMVLHKNVKIANPQRGKKRGLVLMAEKNASIELFEKFKLREKKEQKSSGAIEELGDALNIPTPHRIEIFDNSNIQGADPVSAMVVYVEGLPAKKEYRKYKIKTVIGPDDYSSMREVIYRRYSRVVRDNLQFPDLIIVDGGKGQINAAKDVLDNQLGLDIPIAGLAKDDKHNTSELIFRIGDDDQIIHLDRRSEAFFLLQRMQEEVHRFVITFFKKTHQKNSLASILENVEGLGPKRRKMLMVKYKSITAISNASVEELHQAGLPEKVAKDLKAYLNKE
- the trxA gene encoding thioredoxin; translated protein: MVTEITDNDFNNETQSGVVLTDFWATWCGPCRMQSPVIDDLASERDDIKFTKMDIDQNPKTPEELGIQAIPTLLLKKDGEIKERIVGFHSKEQLSQIIDKYTK